The genomic segment AGGGGGAAAAATGGAAAAGTATAAAAGACAATCAAATGATTTTGTTATGAGTAAATCTATAATCATATATATTTATATAGCAAGTATATTTTTATATTTTATATTAAAATTTATTGTTAATGATGCTAATGTACATATACCTTTAATTTTTAGAATTTATTACATAACCCTAAGTATAACTTTATTTGTATTATTAAAGCAAGTGAGAAGATTTTACAAGAGATATGTTTCGAAGATAATAATAATATTTTTCTCACTAATGATTTTTATATCAGCGTTTGGATTTATAATGAAAATTTATGATGCAAATAATTTAATGGAAATTAAAAATTATATAAATTTAAGCAGAGAGAGTATATTACTAATAGAAACTTTTGCTAGTTATGTATTAACTGAATATTATTTTGAAAGAAGAAAATTAAAGATAGAAAGTTATGGAATATTAATTTTAATTATTACATGCACTTTACTGAGTCATTTTTCTAATTTGACTATACTCTTTGTGAAAATTATGTATACGGTTATTGAGATACCAGCATTTATAAAAATAGTTATGAACTTAAAAAAATCAAACTACTTAAGGGAACATGGATGGAGCATTATAAAAGTTTACATATCCTCAACGGTTCTGATATTTTTAATTAATATATATGCATTTAACAATAGCCAATATATAAAAGAGGCATTAATTGAAGTTATACATTTTGCAAACTTTACAATGCTTTGGAATTTTATTATATCTAGGTTGGTTAAAGATCCATATAGGGCCTTATCAAGTTCATTGAATTATAAAAATGGGGAATTAGATGAACTAAATCATGAAATAGAATTAGGGAATACCAAGTTGGAGAGTTCAATAAATTTATTAAAAAGCAAAGAGTATTTATATTCAACATTATTTAGGTTCATGCCACATCCAATTATAATTCTGAATGCAGAGAATGATAGAATATTATTTGTGAATAAGCAATTTCTAAAGATTTCAGGAATCTCAAAAAAAAGAGAAATAATAAATAAAAAAATAAGCAATTATATTGATTTTATAAATAACAATACAGAAAATAAGGATTATAATGCAATCCTTTATATAGGAAATCAAAAAAAATTTATAAAAGCAGAATTTTTGCCTTATTATGAAAATTTATCATGGAAGTTGCTATTGATTAAAGATAGAACTTCTAAAGTTCTTGTGGATGAAATAAGGAAAGAAGTTGAGAATAAACAAATTGAAGAAAGTATTAGGAGAGAATTTCTTTCAAATATAAGTCATGATTTGAAAACGCCAATAAATGTAATATATTCGGCAATGCAGGTAGAAAAAATATATGTTCAAAAAGAAGACTTTGATATTTTAAAGAAATATAATGATATATCCAAGCAAAACTGTATCTCTTTAATTAAATTAACCAATAATTTAATAGATAATTCAAAGATAAATTCCCATTATTTAACGCCAAGATTAGAGAATATGAACATAGTTGAGGTCATAGAGGACAATGTAATGTCATTAGTAGAATATGTGAAGTTAAATAATATAGATTTAATTTTTGATACTAACACTGAAGAGTGTTACTTAGATATTGATCGTGAATTTATGTATAGGATAATTCTAAATTTAGTTTCTAATGCTGTGAAGTTTACCAAAGATGGTGGACAAATATGTGTGGTGGTAAATGAATTTGATGATAAGGTTAATATATCTGTAGAAGATAATGGAATTGGAATAGATGAAGAATTTATATATGAAGCATTTAATAGATATTCAATTGGAGGAAATTGTAATCCTGACCGAAAAAGTGGGACAGGCATAGGGCTTTTTGTAGTAAAGCAATTAATTGAACTACAAGGCGGAAAAATAGAAATAAAAAGAAATAGTGATTTAGGGACAACTGTAAGTATTGAATTTAGGAAAGGGATATAGATATAGAGATGTATAATAGTTTCTTAGTATTGGACAAAATAAAGATAAAAATTAGGGGAATTAGAAACATGCAGAAGTATGCATTTTTAACGGTACTAATAATTTTATGCTCTATTATTTCTGATAATGTTAATTTTTATTTGCTATTAAATAATATAATTGCAATATCTATGATTTTTGCGTTTATTTATGTATATATAATAAGAGGTAAGTTT from the Clostridium beijerinckii genome contains:
- a CDS encoding sensor histidine kinase; amino-acid sequence: MEKYKRQSNDFVMSKSIIIYIYIASIFLYFILKFIVNDANVHIPLIFRIYYITLSITLFVLLKQVRRFYKRYVSKIIIIFFSLMIFISAFGFIMKIYDANNLMEIKNYINLSRESILLIETFASYVLTEYYFERRKLKIESYGILILIITCTLLSHFSNLTILFVKIMYTVIEIPAFIKIVMNLKKSNYLREHGWSIIKVYISSTVLIFLINIYAFNNSQYIKEALIEVIHFANFTMLWNFIISRLVKDPYRALSSSLNYKNGELDELNHEIELGNTKLESSINLLKSKEYLYSTLFRFMPHPIIILNAENDRILFVNKQFLKISGISKKREIINKKISNYIDFINNNTENKDYNAILYIGNQKKFIKAEFLPYYENLSWKLLLIKDRTSKVLVDEIRKEVENKQIEESIRREFLSNISHDLKTPINVIYSAMQVEKIYVQKEDFDILKKYNDISKQNCISLIKLTNNLIDNSKINSHYLTPRLENMNIVEVIEDNVMSLVEYVKLNNIDLIFDTNTEECYLDIDREFMYRIILNLVSNAVKFTKDGGQICVVVNEFDDKVNISVEDNGIGIDEEFIYEAFNRYSIGGNCNPDRKSGTGIGLFVVKQLIELQGGKIEIKRNSDLGTTVSIEFRKGI